The sequence below is a genomic window from Salvelinus namaycush isolate Seneca chromosome 2, SaNama_1.0, whole genome shotgun sequence.
cccgttcctgtaggttcatgctctacaacattcgcagagtacgaccctgcctcacacaggaagcggcgcaggtcctaatccaggcacttgtcatcttccgtctggattactgcaactcgctgttggctgggctccctgcctgtgccattaaacccctacaactcatccagaacgccgcagcccgtctggtgttcaaccttcccaagttctctcacgtcaccccgctcctccgctctctccactggcttccagttgaagctcgcatccgctacaagaccatggtgcttgcctacggagctgtgaggggaacggcacctccgtaccttcaggctctgatcaggccctacacccaaacaagggcactgcgttcatccacctctggcctgctcgcctccctacctctgaggaagtacagttcccgctcagcccagtcaaaactgttcgctgctctggcaccccaatggtggaacaaactccctcacgacgccaggtcagcggagtcaatcaccaccttccggagacacctgaaaccccacctctttaaggaatacctaggataggataaagtaatccttctaacccccccccccccttaaaagagttagatgcactattgtaaagtggttgttccactggatatcataaggtgaatgcaccaatttgtaagtcgctctggataagagcgtctgctaaatgacttaaatgtaaatgtaactacATGGTTGTGAGGACCCATCAGCACTCACCTCAACACAAGTACATGGTTGTGAGGACCCATCAGCACTCACCTCAACACAAGTAGATGGTTGTGAGGACCCATCAGCACTCACCTCAACACAAGTAGCTGGTTGTGAGGACCCATCAGCACTCACCTCAACACAAGTACATGGTTGTGAGGACCCATCAGCACAGCCTTTAGAAGCTCTGGTCCTGATCGACACAGGTTGATATGACTAAGGTTAAGTGACTCCAGTCGGCAGTTGGGACTCCTCAGTCCAACAGAGAGGGGCTTCAGGTCCAACAGGGCATTGACGCtaaggtccagctctctcaggtgggAGTCAGGCAGCTGTAGGGCAGATGCCACCGTTTCACAGCAACTCGTTGTAAGGCGGCAGTCTGctagtctacagaggagagacGTTTATTATGAGAGGTGTGGATGTAGTATAGGACTAATTAAATGGCTAGAATACATATagtgacatactgtacacatcaaCACTTCAACTCACATAGCCTTTCGGCAGCATCGAACAGCTGGGACCAGCCTCCTACGCCCCTCATCTGACGTGCTGTACTCTCTCAGGTCCAGTTTGTCCAACACTTCCTCTGACATCAAGAGTACGTATGCCATCGCCGAGCACTGTGCAGGCGTCAGCTTCTTCTCAGCAGGGTTCTTGGATGTCAAGAACTTTTGAATTTCATTCATAAACGAGGTATCGTTCAACTCAATCAAACAGTGGAAGagattgatgcacctctctggGGAGGGATATTGTCTTTGTTTTTCGTCTGAAAGTCTATCTTTGATGTACTGGATCGTCTTCTGGatgctctctgtgtctcccttTGTCTGGAGCTTTAGGCTTTTCAAGAGgatctgattggactccagtgagatgcccagaaggaagcggaggaagaGGTCTAGGTGACCGGTCTTGCTGTTCAACGCTTCATCTACTGCTCTCCTCTGCAAGTCATGCAATGTTTTCTGCTGCTGCTGAGATCCTCTGGGTTGTGGCCTGTAGTCTTCATCCTCGCTGTAGCCATCATCCCTGTCTCCAGAATCACTGTCATTTGTTATTGGTGACTCTTGGTAGTCTCTTAAACTCAATGGGTTGACATTTTCACTGGCATATGAGTAAGCAACATAGAGTGCTGCAAAGAACTCTTGAATGGTGAGATGCACAAAGCTGTACATCTTTGCTTGAAACATTGGATCGTCCTCTCTGAAGATCTCTGTGCACATCCCTGAGAGCAAgaaggcttcattgacatcaatgccacaCTCTCTCAAATAGTCTTCAGAAAACACCAAATTGCTCTTTGCCAGGTTTTGGAAGGCTAGTTTTCCAAGTTTCAGAATGATCTGTACGTCAGACTCTGACAGATTACGAGGATCTGGTTGGTTTTCCCCATGGTACTTCTTGTTCTTCATGTTTGTCAGAGTGAGTAGGAAGCGAATGTACATCTCAGTCAAAGTTTTAGGGAGTTTTCCATGCTGATTTTCACTCAACATTTTCCCAAGAACCATGGCAGTAATCCAACAGAAGAcaggaatgtggcacatgatgtggaggcttcttgatgtctttatgtgggAGATGATTTTGTTGGCCAGGTTCTcatcatcactgaatctcttcttGAAGTATTCTTCTTTCTGTGGGTCGTTGAATCCTCGAACTTCAGTGACACGGTCAAAACAGTCAGAGGGTATCTTATCAACTGCTGCTGGTCGGgaggttatccagaggagagcagaaggAAGCATATTCCCCTTGATGAGGTTTGTCAGCAGCACGTCCACTGATGTTGTCTTGGTTACATTAGACAACCTCTTGTTGTTATGGAAACCGAGTGGAAGTTGGCTTTCATCGAGGCCATCAAAGATGAATACAACTTTACCGTCGACCACCTTCTTTGCGTCCTGCATATCTGTTAGTTCAGGGTGGAAGTCACTCAGGAGTTCCAAGAGATTGCAGTCATCTTTGATCAAATTCAAGTCCCTAAATGGAAGTGCGAAGACAAAATCTACATCCTGATTGGCTATTCCTTCTGCCCAGTCAAGGATGAACTTCTGCACTGAGACTGTTTTTCCGATGCCAGCGATGCcatttgtcagcacagttctgatggGTACCTCTTGTTTGGATTGGGATTTGTCATTATGTTCCTCTGTCTTAGGGTCTAAAGATCTAAAGATGTCATTGCAGTTGATTGCATCGTCTTGAAATGCTTTGGTCCGAGCCATATCTTCAATCTGCCATACCTCATGCTCTTTATTAAccccttcactctccccagctgtgatgtagagctctgtgtagatcttgtCAAGCAATGTTGGGTTTCCCCGTTTTCCAAGCCCCTCAAAGATGCTCCCAAACTTCTTCTTcatgttggacttgtgtttgtcCTTGACTTTTGGCAGCTCTTCATCtaatgaggaaagaaaattgaTAGTGTAGTTGGATGTATAAAGTATCTTTACTTCAGTATTTTAATCTGCAGTATTCAGTAACTTAACAACACAATACCTTCAGTTACTGGTTTCAAAGTCTAATTTCCTGCATGGGCGTACCttatgagtgtgtttgtgtgtctgtgttagtctACAATTGGTACATCCAATTTTGGACTTTAAAATtaattatatactgtatacccattgattcttgaagaatacaaCTTACCTGTCGTACTGTCGTACCCTTTCAGAACACAAAATATTAGCTTAATTGTATTGTATTATTTGACAGGGACACTGCATATTAACTAATCAACATTTCTGTAATAATTGGTCTTGTTTTTGTTGAGTTACAAAAATAACAATAAAGAATTGTCTTACCAGCACCATGTGAAGGCATAGTAATATTGATGTGTTGAGAAACTGAACCTGCAACAATGCAGCAAACAAGCTGGGGTGCAGCGACAACAGAACCATCCTGAGCCATAATGTAGGTCTGTGGAGGAGTACGCTGAGCCATAATGGAGGACAGTGGATGAGCAGGTTGAGCCATGATGGAGGACGGTGTAGAGGCAGGTTGAGACGTAATGGAGGACGAAGGACCAGAATGCTGGGCTGGAGCGAGAGACTGAGGAGTCTGATCCATGATATCAGACAGTCAGTGTCCTCcccctgagagagacagagagacaacataaGGAGTAAGtttaacaacaaaaacatttgagTATGCTAATAGGTTCTTAGCTTATTGGTTATGACAAGGTAAGATCATTGTAAATATTTATTTATGTCCTATATTCAACTCGTTGAAATTACTTGAAATCTTACAGACTGCTAGTGTCTTTATCATATCACACAGGGACCTGCAGTACAGACTAGTGGCTTTATCATAACACACAGGGaccagtcttgtcccatcgctgcaactcccatacagactcgggagaggtgaaggtcgagagccgtgtgtcctccgaaacacaaccccgccaagccgcaccgcttcttgacacaatgcacgcttaacccggatgccagacgcaccaatgtgacggaaggaaacaccgtacacctggcgaccgtgtcagtgtgcatgcgcccggcccgccacaggagtcgctagagcgcgatgggacaaggacatcccggccggtcaaaccctcccctaccccggacgacactgggccaattgtgtgtcgcctcatgggtctcccggtcgcagcctgCAACACAACCCGGAATCGAACCGGGATCTGTAGTAAcgcagaccgctgcgccactcaggaggcccataATTATACTTTTTAATAGCTTCCAATCCACATTATCAAAGTGTATTACTTTTTCAAAATTCATTCATATTCATCCTATTACAGCTGTGGTTATTAAATCACGTGCAGATCCAATTTTCAAATCGCTTCCAGCTGTCCAAACAACATCATAAAATCCTCTAAAACCACTTACTGACCTCCCTCTATAGTACACCCATTACAATTGCCATTTTCATTGAACTGATTTTACATGAATATTTCCTGTGATGGGTCTAATTTTCAATACCTTCCTATCCATATGAGCTACAGATCTACAGGCAACTGCAGTGGATTCCTTGACCTTtcacctttaaaaaaataaaaagattccTCCCCTTGGTCCTCTTGAAAATGTGTTTCATATTACTGCTCTGGTTACTGATTCACATCCAGATCTACTTTTCCATGGCTTTATATCCAGATGATTACTGCTCTGGTTACTGCTTCACATCCAGATCTACTTTTCCATGGCTTTATATCCAGATGATTACTGCTCTGGTTACTGCTTCACATCCAGATCTACTTTTCCATTGCTTTATATCCAGATGATTACTGCTCTGGTTACTGCTTCACATCCAGATCTACTTTTCCATGGCTTTATATCCAGATGGTTTGGAAATCTAACACTGAAAATACTTTCCAATATTGTACATTCAGTGCATATAGGAAGTCTAAACCcccccccttggatttcttcacattttattgtgttacaaagtggaattAAAATGAATTTAagtacacaaaatactctgtaatgtcaaagtggaaaagtcttaacatttattttttaagatGAAGGAAAAATAAACCCCTAATATACCTTGATAAGTTTTCACCCCAATGAGTCAAAACAtgttagaagcacctttggcagtgattacagctgtgagtcttagGTTAGTCTCATAAGAGCTTAGCACACCTAGATTGTGCaatatttgtccattattcttttcaaaaattattcaagctctgtcaaagtgtTGGGGATCATGACTAGACAGCaattctttttttattttgccatagattttcaagcatatttaagtcaaaactcaggaaacattcactgtcttcttggtaagcaactcaagtGTATATTCGGCTTTGTGTtgagggttattgtcctgctgaaaggtgaattcctctcccagtgtctgttggaaagcagactgaaccaggtttttctctaggatttaaGCTCCACCACACATCTTGAAAAACTCCTCAGTttttgccaatgacaagcatacccataccatgatgcagccgcCACCATGCtggaaaataaggaggcagttaccctaaacataaaataaaaaagatctttatttaactaggcaagtcagtttagaacaaattcttattttcaatgaaagcttaggaacagtgggttaactgccttgttcaggggcagaacaacagattgttttgccttgtcagctcagggatttgatcttgcaaccttttggtgaCTAGTccactgctctaaccactaggctacctgccgccccaaggtTTTttaatttaggccaaaaagtatttttttcttcttcagatgaactttagtgccttgttgcatataGGATGCATGTTTGGAGAatgttttttattctgtatatttgtattcttcttttcactctgtcatttaggtcattattgtggcgTCACTACGATGTTGTTACTCcaacctcagttttctcccatcacagccattgaactttataactgttttaaaatcaccaatggtcTACTTCCTGTCCTTCAGCTCATTTCAGAATGACGACCGTGCATTTGATGTGTCTAGGTGGTTTAATATATCATCCAGAGCATAAtgattaacttgaccatgcttaaagagatattcaatgtctgaattggtattgttacccatctaccaatcactacccttctttatgaggcttttgaaaagctctctggtctttgttgttaaatctgtgcttgaaatgtaatagttgactgagggaccttacagatgttatatgtatgggggacagaggaaggtgtAGCCATTCAAACACCATGTCTACCCCTAtaatttcacacagagtgagtccatctacagtgcctatagaaagtccACACCCgctttaactttttccacatttttgctgccttaaaatggccatctcagtctccggactagAGCCCCCATTTAAAAACCTGCGGTTTGAATTGAAAAGGGCAGTCCATAAtcgcagacgaaggatatcaaggatctagaAAGGTTCTGTATGGAGGAAATGTCTAAGAatcctcccaatgtgttctccagtcTCATAAATCCTTTGATAAAAAGGCTCAGTGTAGAGTACAGTGTCTTTGTAGAAAATCAAAGGTGAGGAATTTGAGAAAAGATAAAAGGTGTCCCTTTTTGATAAGAGACGTCAAGGAAATAATGAAGATacattatagataaaacatatcggtgctcatcggccatcggacataaacattacacaacaagttggaaatcgcaaactCAACAAAGAGTGGTTAGGAAGGAATCGGTGACAGTgcctaactgcaagcattgcaactgggaagtcgggaataatCGAGCTCTGACAGGGAAAATACTGGTCATCCAattcggaattgtaaatccggcctctttctctttctttgatgacaaaatttgtcCACGAGGGCCCGCCGCGCCACCAtcttgttcaagtgagcacagcacaacaaggtgagtccaaaaatgtcttatatgctgctgcataaatggtgtaatatgccagggagatatgtatactgtagctaagaaagtaatactaagtgtattttttattttttttatttatttcacctttatttaaccaggtaggcaaattgagaacacgttctcatttacaattgcgacctggccaagataaagcaaagcagttcgatacatacaacaacacatagttacacatggagtaaaacaaacatacagtcaataatacagtgaaaaataagtctatatacaatgtgagcaagtgaggtgagataagggaggtgaaggcaaacaaaatatatataaaaataaataaaaatataaaaaggccatggtggcgaagtaaatacaatatagcaagtaaaaaaacactggaatggttggtttgcagtggaagaaagtgcaaagtagagatagagataatggggtgcaaaggagcaaaaataaataaatgaatacagtaggtaaagaggtagttgtttgggctaaattatagatgggctatgtacaggtgcagtaatctatgagctgctctgacagctggtgcttaaagctagtgagggagataagtgtttccagtttcagagatttttgtagtttgttccagtcattggcagcagagaactggaaggagaggcggccaaaggaggaattggttttgggggtgaccagagagatatacctgctggagcgcgtgctacaggtaggtgctgctatggtgaccagcgagctgagataaggggggactttaccgagcagggtcttgtagatgacctggagccagtgggtttggcgacgagtatgaagcgagggccagccaacgagagtgtacaggtcgcagtggtgggtagtgtaaggggctttggtgacaaaacggatggcactgtggtagactgcatccaatttattgagtagggtattggaggctattttgtaaatgacatcaccgaagtcgaggattggtaggatggtcagttttacaagggtatgtttggcagcatgagtgaaggatgctttgttgcggaataggaagctaattctagatttaactttggattggagatgtttgatgtgagtctggaaggagagtttacagtctaaccagacacctaggtatttgtagttgtccacatattctaagtcaaagccgtctagagtagtgatgttggacaggcgggcaggtgcaggcagcgatcggttgaagagcatgcatttagttttacttgtatttaagagcaattggaggccacggaaggagagttgtatggcattgaagctcgcctggagggttgttaacacagtgtcaaaagaagggccagaagtatacagaatagtgtcatctgcgtagaggtggatcagagactcaccagcagcaagagcgacatcattgatgtatacagagaagagagtcggtccaagaattgaaccctgtggcacccccatagagactgccagaggcccggacaacagaccctccgatttgacacactgaactctatcagagaagtagttggtgaaccaggcgaggcaatcattagagaaaccaaggctgtcgagtctgccgataagaatacggtgattgacagagtcaaaagccttggccaggtcaatgaatacagctgcacagtattgtttcctatcgatggcggttacgatatcgtttatgaccttgagcgtggctgaggtgcacccatgaccagctctgaaaccagattgcatagcggagaaggtatggtgggattcgaaatggtcggtaatctgtttgttaacttggctttcgaagaccttagaaaggcagggtaggatagatatgggtctgtagctgtttg
It includes:
- the LOC120023758 gene encoding NLR family CARD domain-containing protein 3-like, whose product is MKKKFGSIFEGLGKRGNPTLLDKIYTELYITAGESEGVNKEHEVWQIEDMARTKAFQDDAINCNDIFRSLDPKTEEHNDKSQSKQEVPIRTVLTNGIAGIGKTVSVQKFILDWAEGIANQDVDFVFALPFRDLNLIKDDCNLLELLSDFHPELTDMQDAKKVVDGKVVFIFDGLDESQLPLGFHNNKRLSNVTKTTSVDVLLTNLIKGNMLPSALLWITSRPAAVDKIPSDCFDRVTEVRGFNDPQKEEYFKKRFSDDENLANKIISHIKTSRSLHIMCHIPVFCWITAMVLGKMLSENQHGKLPKTLTEMYIRFLLTLTNMKNKKYHGENQPDPRNLSESDVQIILKLGKLAFQNLAKSNLVFSEDYLRECGIDVNEAFLLSGMCTEIFREDDPMFQAKMYSFVHLTIQEFFAALYVAYSYASENVNPLSLRDYQESPITNDSDSGDRDDGYSEDEDYRPQPRGSQQQQKTLHDLQRRAVDEALNSKTGHLDLFLRFLLGISLESNQILLKSLKLQTKGDTESIQKTIQYIKDRLSDEKQRQYPSPERCINLFHCLIELNDTSFMNEIQKFLTSKNPAEKKLTPAQCSAMAYVLLMSEEVLDKLDLREYSTSDEGRRRLVPAVRCCRKAILADCRLTTSCCETVASALQLPDSHLRELDLSVNALLDLKPLSVGLRSPNCRLESLNLSHINLCRSGPELLKAVLMGPHNHVLVLRLTGCDLKDDICETVVSALQSAGSCLTELDLSYNNLTDTGVERISTGLMSPHCKLKILRLTGCEITEESCGSLSSAIAVSQLEELRLGCNRLGDSGVKLLSAGLMDPHCQIQTLELRECNLSRRSCVSLAPVLWSYSVLRELDLRDNNLWYSGMRILSAGLRNPNCALQNLRLSGCLVTEEGCTFLASALKSNPSHLRELDLSFNHPGDSGVKLLSARLEDPHCRLEKLSLDHGGESRIKPGLRKYACQLKLDSRSADGDLTLSEDNTRVVRRTQVHSYPYFDSSDSDDSDYSHRPKKSDKWAKVRCREPLSDGRFYWQVEWTGWVDIGVTYTPRWDMEKKRSWGLFCCNEQYTFIHSNRFSIISVPRPNPKCIGVYLDFPAGTLSFYSVSSGTLTHLYTYHTTFTEPLYPQFEIMCDEREIFGSVKIQTL